Proteins encoded within one genomic window of Deltaproteobacteria bacterium:
- a CDS encoding type II secretion system protein GspJ, giving the protein MKKNGFTLLEILMTLAILAVVFTLLYMTFNQSMMVMAAAGDRAEVIQEGRLILERIGAELKGGFISNPGNSLPAFRYGLVGRTSKEGEYYQDQLDFTSLAPPHADIQEGEGEILEIGYFLEREPGGKGLTLFRRQDEALDGDLQRGGRTLSIRDGVRGLSFKYFTRQGESQKEWNSLEGNHRYELPARIEIHLTLEDSHNQLHTFRSQVFLPLAGEKG; this is encoded by the coding sequence TTGAAGAAAAATGGCTTTACTCTGTTGGAAATCCTGATGACCCTGGCCATCCTGGCTGTCGTCTTTACCCTCCTTTACATGACCTTTAACCAGTCCATGATGGTTATGGCAGCTGCCGGGGATCGTGCGGAAGTCATCCAGGAAGGCAGGTTGATTCTGGAAAGAATAGGGGCGGAATTAAAAGGGGGTTTTATATCCAATCCGGGGAATTCCCTCCCGGCTTTCCGTTACGGGTTGGTCGGACGGACCAGCAAAGAAGGGGAGTATTATCAAGATCAGCTGGATTTTACCTCTCTGGCTCCTCCCCATGCCGATATCCAGGAAGGGGAGGGAGAAATCCTGGAAATCGGCTATTTCCTGGAACGTGAACCCGGAGGGAAGGGGCTTACTCTTTTCCGGCGTCAAGATGAAGCCCTGGATGGGGATCTTCAGCGGGGCGGGAGAACCCTATCGATCCGCGACGGTGTGCGGGGCCTGAGTTTTAAATATTTCACCCGCCAGGGGGAAAGCCAAAAGGAATGGAATTCCCTGGAGGGAAATCATCGCTATGAACTTCCGGCTCGGATAGAGATTCATTTAACCCTGGAAGATTCGCACAATCAACTCCATACCTTTCGCAGTCAGGTCTTTTTGCCGTTGGCCGGAGAAAAAGGATGA